Part of the Verrucomicrobiota bacterium genome is shown below.
CCAGCCTGGAGCAGGCAAAATACCGGCTGTCCGTTCTGACCGGCCAGCCGCCCGGCGCGCTCAAGATCCTGCTGGCGGAGCAAAAGCCGGTGCCAGGCACGCCCGCCGAAGTGGCGGTGGGAGTGCCCGCAGATCTGCTGCGGCGCCGCCCGGACGTGCGCACCGCCGAGCGGCAGCTTGCGGCGCAGACGGCCCAGATCGGAGTGGCCCGGGCGCAGCTCTACCCGAACTTTTCCCTGTCGGGCACCCTGGGGCTGGAGTCGCTCGAATACGCCAACCTCTACACCGCCAGCGCCCGCGCGGCCCAAGGTCTGGCCAAAGCCGCATGGACGATCTTTGACGGCGGGAGCATCCGGCAGAATATCAAACTGCAAACCGCGAAGCAGGAGGAGGCGCTGAGCGCTTATGAGAGCACGGTGCTGACCGCGCTGAAGGATGTCGAAAGCGCCCTGGTGGCCTATGCTAACGAGCAGACGCGCCGCGACTCGCTCACGGAGGCGGCGAAAGCCGGCCAGAGCGCCTTCGAACTGGCCAGCTTCCAATACAATGCGGGGCTGGCCAGCTTTCAGTCCGTGCTGGACACGCAGCAGTCCTTGCTCTCGACGCAGGATCAGCTCGCCACCAGCCGGGCCAAGGTCACCTCCAACCTGATCAGTCTCTATAAAGCCCTCGGGGGCGGCTGGACACCCGGCCATGATGTCTCCGCGGCTGCAACACAAACCACTTTATCAAAACAGCCATGAAAAACACACCCACACTTCAAACCGAACAGGTCGCCAAGACGCTCGGTGTTTCCGACGTGAAACCTCGCCGCCGCCGTTGGTGGCTCCTGGCCTTGGCGGCGTTGCTGATCGCCCTCCTGGTCTTTCCCGCGCTGAACAGAAAGCCTCAGCCGGTCCAGTATGCCACCCAGTCGGCCAAGCGCGGCAACCTTGTCGTCTCCGTGAGCGCCACCGGCACCCTGGAGCCGCTCAAAAAGGTGGACGTTGGCATCGAGGTTTCCGGCACCATCAAGTCGGTGGACGCGGACTACAACTCCGCAGTCAAGATTGGCCAGGTCATGGCCAGACTTGATGCCACCCGTCTCGAAGCGCAGGCCCAGCAGAACGAGGCCGCCCTTGACGCCGCTCGCGCCAAGGTCCTCCAGGCCCAGGCCAGCGTGCAGGAGGCGGAGGCTCAACTCGGCCGCCTCAATCGCGTTCGCGAATTGAGCGGTGGCAAGCTGCCGTCGCAAAGCGATCTTGACACCGCCAAGGCCAACCTCGCCCGCAACAAGGCGGACGAGGCCAGCGCCAAGGCGTCGGTGGCCCAGGCTCAGGCGGCGCTGGATGTCGTTCGCACGGACATCACCAAGGCGGTCGTCAAGTCGCCCATCAACGGCATCGTCCTGAAGCGCTCCGTCGAGCCG
Proteins encoded:
- a CDS encoding efflux RND transporter periplasmic adaptor subunit — translated: MKNTPTLQTEQVAKTLGVSDVKPRRRRWWLLALAALLIALLVFPALNRKPQPVQYATQSAKRGNLVVSVSATGTLEPLKKVDVGIEVSGTIKSVDADYNSAVKIGQVMARLDATRLEAQAQQNEAALDAARAKVLQAQASVQEAEAQLGRLNRVRELSGGKLPSQSDLDTAKANLARNKADEASAKASVAQAQAALDVVRTDITKAVVKSPINGIVLKRSVEPGQTVAAQFQSPTLFTLAEDLTQMELQVDVDEADVGQVKEGQDATFTVDAYPDRTFPARITQVRYGSQTVEGVVTYKTVLKVDNSSLVLRPGMTATAVITVNKRDNVVLVPNAALRFAPSNKSASGPSSGGLVGMLLPRPPGMNDRKIEEPDTKSKEQRVWTVRNGQLTPLSFTKGLSDGLHTEVATGQIESGMELVIDEVSSSQ
- a CDS encoding efflux transporter outer membrane subunit — encoded protein: MRDTTARRIGLAILLTACLPGFMGCTTVGPNYKQPKTATSARWTSELQGGLAGAAANTNLLARWWTVFNDPVLSELAERAQAGNLDLRQAEARVREARAQRGMAKAALLPTAGANTSVSRTRASKEAGNGQTTDFYATGLDASWELDIFGGKRRSLESATATWQASQESLRDVMVSLLAEVALNYVEVRSYQELLSITESNVLIRAETHDLTRWRREAGLTTQLDEEQARQSLEQARAQVPTLRTSLEQAKYRLSVLTGQPPGALKILLAEQKPVPGTPAEVAVGVPADLLRRRPDVRTAERQLAAQTAQIGVARAQLYPNFSLSGTLGLESLEYANLYTASARAAQGLAKAAWTIFDGGSIRQNIKLQTAKQEEALSAYESTVLTALKDVESALVAYANEQTRRDSLTEAAKAGQSAFELASFQYNAGLASFQSVLDTQQSLLSTQDQLATSRAKVTSNLISLYKALGGGWTPGHDVSAAATQTTLSKQP